A portion of the Leptospira kanakyensis genome contains these proteins:
- a CDS encoding EAL domain-containing protein, with the protein MTLEATLVNHYVPLFQPIFSVEEQTVVAYESLGRRKDEAGNLVSIPEFSDPHVSALRMSVIDRQLLGLALNKIQSTNDLLFVNMSPDQVILEYEESRSNSLPISDLVNSYGIPLNRIVIEITEKSGSYGTDVLAAGVELLREQGFGIALDDVGSESSNLERLGAIKPDIIKIDLNLLKKSIEKREFQSILEYLKQISLSIGSQLLFEGIETEEELYRAISSGASLLQGYFLGRPSELNHDKQIICDTVVPHLQLYHEQKRKEVAMEIEFEKNIKLQLNLLSLKTLVLENRVIIDPNSFFKLDQKIQRVYITDWLGTQVSPYYVRTNEFGFVENLSMLQKNWSYMPFFYKHVKQVFRDAENWQVSDPYWDKELKKNVIVFSKVNELGYSFFIDVVLD; encoded by the coding sequence ATGACTTTGGAAGCAACTCTAGTGAATCATTATGTCCCCTTATTCCAACCTATCTTTTCCGTAGAAGAGCAGACTGTAGTCGCGTACGAATCTCTCGGCCGAAGGAAGGACGAGGCCGGGAATTTGGTTTCGATTCCTGAGTTTAGTGATCCTCATGTTTCCGCACTTCGGATGAGTGTCATCGACAGACAATTGCTTGGGCTGGCACTGAATAAAATCCAATCCACGAACGATCTATTATTTGTGAACATGTCTCCTGACCAAGTGATTTTGGAATATGAAGAAAGTCGTTCGAATTCATTACCTATCTCTGATTTAGTGAATAGTTATGGAATTCCTTTGAATCGTATCGTGATTGAGATCACTGAAAAATCGGGAAGTTACGGAACCGATGTTTTGGCCGCAGGGGTTGAACTATTACGTGAACAAGGATTTGGAATTGCATTAGATGACGTTGGGTCTGAATCTTCCAACTTAGAGCGATTAGGTGCTATCAAACCAGATATCATCAAAATTGATTTGAATTTATTAAAAAAATCGATCGAAAAAAGAGAATTCCAATCCATCTTAGAATACTTAAAACAAATTTCATTAAGTATTGGATCGCAGTTATTATTTGAAGGAATTGAAACAGAAGAAGAATTATACCGTGCCATTAGTTCGGGAGCGAGTCTCTTACAAGGATATTTTTTAGGAAGACCGTCGGAACTAAATCATGATAAACAAATTATCTGTGATACTGTTGTTCCACATCTACAGTTGTATCATGAACAAAAAAGAAAAGAAGTCGCGATGGAAATTGAATTTGAAAAGAATATCAAACTCCAATTGAATTTACTTTCTTTAAAAACTTTAGTTTTAGAAAATCGTGTGATCATTGACCCAAATTCTTTTTTTAAATTAGATCAAAAGATCCAACGAGTGTACATCACGGATTGGTTGGGAACCCAAGTGTCTCCATACTATGTTCGAACCAATGAATTTGGATTTGTTGAGAATCTATCCATGTTACAGAAAAACTGGTCTTACATGCCGTTCTTTTATAAACATGTGAAACAAGTATTCCGTGATGCCGAAAATTGGCAGGTCAGTGATCCTTATTGGGATAAAGAATTAAAAAAGAACGTCATCGTATTTTCTAAAGTCAATGAATTAGGTTATTCGTTTTTTATCGACGTTGTTTTGGATTGA